The Zea mays cultivar B73 chromosome 7, Zm-B73-REFERENCE-NAM-5.0, whole genome shotgun sequence DNA segment GGAGCCCTCCCAAACGGTGCAAAAAACCGCTCCTAACAAAGAACCCTTATAAGTGGGAGCCACTTTTGGGGAGAAGTTGGAGCAAAAAAAAGCTGGCTTTGAGCGTCTCTCTCCCTGGCTCCTAGTTCTATCCCTCTCCCGCGTCTCACATCCAACATCGTCGACCCATGCTCGACGTTGTCTCCCCGCCCAGCGCCACTGCCATGGCCTCGCGCCAGCCTCCGTCGCTCTGTGCCCGACGTCGTCGATCCATGCCCATTGTTGCCTCCTCGATTAGCGCCTGCCGCCGTGGCCCGGTGCCTCAACGAAGCTATTTGGTCATCAGTTCTTATAATTTGTCATGGTCATAAATTATTTATGCATTATTGGTATGTACACACATGACGTGTTCATACAAATGGCTATAAGGGGCACTATGAATATTTGCCTTTACATTAAATAAAAAAATACATGAGGAGTCGTTTTGCCAAATAGTATATTTAAAAGACACAGACTCTTGcggaggagccaaagctgaagttATTTTTAGAGAAATCAGAGTGCTGCCAAACAGGCCCTTGAAAACATCCTATGACAAAAGAATTATCAACACTCTTTAAGCAGAATATGAATTCACCTAGAATTCTAGATACATCTCTGCACCTGAACTACTACACATTGATGTTACAATGCACGACCATCGAACAATTAACTCATGCATGGCATGACTCGTTGCACAACTGAACCAGCAGGAGAAAATCCAACAAACGAAAAGGTACATTGTACAGAGAGATGTTACGTCATGGCAGGTCGGCCATAGTACTGAGTACTGACTGCCACGCCACAGCTGGTCTCCTGAAAACACACACATGCATTGCCATGTAGGCCACCCCAGGAGAACAGCAAAAAAAAAACATCAATTAATTAACGAATAGATCACAACACCGCCTAGCTAGCTAGGCTGATCAGCAGCAGCACTAGTTGAGCGCCAGTGAACAGTCAGCAATGGATCGAAGCTACTATATATTAATAATAATCTCACACTCATGCATGCACCCAAGCTCATGGATCGATCAGGCGGCAGGCAGCTGCTAGCGACGGCAACAGCTAGCTAGCAGCAGAGTGCAGTAATGCAACTGCATTCTTCGTAGTACCTGCTACCAGATCTTGCTGATCCTGCCGGCGCTCTCcttcttcttcttggcgccgccgccgctgcggAAGGCGTCGAGGATCTGCTCCAGATGGCTGGCGGAGCAGGGCAGCACGATGGGGCGGGCGCCGGGCTCGCCGAACTCCTCCTCGGCCATGCTGAGCAGCTCCCGGAAGGTGTCGCTGGCGAGGTAGGCGATGGGGACAAAGAAGCGGCGGCCCTCCCGCGTGTAGGCCGCGAAGTGGCCTCGCGGGCACGCCGCCGCGCTCGGGGAGGtcaccttgctgctgctgccgccgccgccccacCTCTTGGAGACGACCTCCGTCAGCTTCAGCGAGCTCATCATGGTGGAAGAAACACGAAGACGAGACGACACGACCGATGCGCTGCTGCTGGTTAGCTAAGCTAGCGTGTGCGGCACATGCAGAGCTGCCTGCACGTACACTTTATCGAGGATTGGCTACTACCAGCAGGTTTATTAATTTGTGCTCTGTGGGCTGTGGCTGCCTGCCTGCTGGCTGGTGTGGATGTGGTGTGAGTTGAGCTAGGGAGCTGCCCAgtcagggcttgttcggttattcccaaaacacatggattggatgagattggaaaaaattgagaagaagtttgacttgtttgggattcaaacccatccaatcccactcaatccacatggattgagagctaaccgaacaagccctcatgTGGCGTATAAATAGACGGATAATGATGCTTATGGATGTAGCAGTCAGGATTTATAAACTGTGACCAACTCTATATACGAGAGTATTAATACATCAATAGTATTGATATATTCGTCCTGATTAGCTAGTACTTCCAAGTGGTTTATATAAAACTTCAAGAATTTGTCTACAAAAAAAAACAATAGTGAAGAACAGAAGTCCTCACATTAGTGCACTGGAGCTTTTGAGAGAGTGTTATTAGAGATTCCAGTAGCAGCGATACATGCACTCGAGCTCCCACCCCCAGCTAGGGATGGTAATAGACCACGATCAAAATATTTCTTTACAAAACTAGTAGGGctataaataaattttagtttaaaaataaatacaAATAGGACCCGATCTTAATTTGATCTGATCCTTAAATATTATATTGTAAAATTTAGAGTCCATTGCCATCCATACCTCCAGTTGGCCATCGTGTGTGGTAGAGTATACGGAAGTTGGTAGTGACTTGAGGCTCATCCATTACTACTCTAGCCACTGAAGTGTTAAGGAAAGATTGCAAAAATTAGCAAAGACATTAGTGATAGTGCTTACACTACTTCAGACCACATATA contains these protein-coding regions:
- the LOC100217138 gene encoding SAUR30-auxin-responsive SAUR family member isoform X1 is translated as MMSSLKLTEVVSKRWGGGGSSSKVTSPSAAACPRGHFAAYTREGRRFFVPIAYLASDTFRELLSMAEEEFGEPGARPIVLPCSASHLEQILDAFRSGGGAKKKKESAGRISKIW